A single window of Actinoallomurus bryophytorum DNA harbors:
- a CDS encoding alpha/beta hydrolase, with protein MITIRSVPKKTLAGLAVAGLAAGGLVATSGASASSALSRYYAQNIAWQKCQQSSTDDLGKGLDQAGVRCAELRVPLDYADPGGRSISVTISRLKATDTAHRIGAMLLNGGGPGGGSIDLPPDFRTLMKDAGPRYDLIGMDPRSSGRSTPLDCGWPTGTFTRSAGLDRAGFERTVGFERDLATRCAKASPGMLAYISTRNTARDMDVVRAALGERKISYWGGSYGTYLGAVYTQLFPRNADRVVLDSAVDPRRYGAEEMLADAAPANEAALHDWAAWAARHDGEYHLGDAPGAVLATVDRIDRAAAKRPLEVGRYRVDEHLVPFVLFNGLDDDRDEASAGLAAAVGVLKDAAGGAKVQPTPNLEDTLNFMLTDAASATGSSQAAVFCGDRTVDRDPEVYWRKIERSRVHEPFLGPFLTDISPCAFWPVSPRERPTQVHNGVPALIVASTGDTRTIYQGGQALHRLMTGSRLLTLSGARIHAVYPRYGDDCVNDAVNAYLSTGDLPAADSVCVKNGTPAAR; from the coding sequence ATGATCACGATCCGATCTGTTCCGAAGAAGACGCTGGCCGGCCTGGCCGTCGCCGGACTGGCCGCGGGCGGCCTCGTCGCCACCTCGGGAGCCTCGGCCTCCAGCGCTCTTTCCCGGTACTACGCCCAGAACATCGCCTGGCAGAAATGTCAGCAGAGCTCAACCGACGACCTGGGCAAGGGACTCGACCAGGCCGGGGTCCGGTGCGCCGAGCTGCGGGTGCCGCTCGACTACGCCGACCCGGGCGGTCGCTCCATCTCGGTGACGATCTCACGGCTCAAGGCCACCGACACGGCTCACCGGATCGGCGCGATGCTGCTCAACGGGGGAGGCCCCGGCGGTGGGTCGATCGACCTGCCGCCCGACTTCCGTACGCTCATGAAGGACGCCGGGCCACGCTATGACCTGATCGGCATGGACCCGCGGTCCAGCGGGCGCAGCACTCCGCTGGACTGCGGCTGGCCGACCGGCACCTTCACCCGCTCGGCCGGGCTCGACCGCGCCGGGTTCGAGCGGACGGTCGGGTTCGAGCGCGACCTGGCCACCCGATGCGCCAAGGCCTCCCCCGGCATGCTGGCTTACATCAGCACCCGCAACACTGCACGTGACATGGACGTCGTCCGTGCCGCTCTGGGGGAGCGGAAGATCTCGTACTGGGGAGGGTCGTACGGCACCTACCTCGGCGCGGTCTACACCCAGCTGTTCCCCCGCAACGCCGACCGCGTCGTGCTCGACAGCGCCGTGGACCCGCGCCGGTACGGCGCCGAGGAAATGCTGGCGGACGCCGCCCCGGCGAACGAGGCCGCACTGCACGACTGGGCGGCATGGGCCGCCCGCCACGACGGCGAATACCACCTGGGCGACGCTCCGGGCGCGGTGCTGGCCACCGTGGACCGCATCGACCGCGCCGCGGCGAAACGGCCGCTGGAGGTCGGCCGCTACCGAGTGGACGAGCACTTGGTGCCCTTCGTGCTGTTCAACGGCCTGGACGACGACCGCGACGAGGCCAGTGCCGGCCTGGCCGCCGCCGTAGGCGTGCTCAAGGACGCCGCCGGCGGTGCCAAGGTCCAGCCCACCCCCAACCTCGAGGACACCCTGAACTTCATGCTGACCGACGCGGCCTCGGCGACCGGCAGCTCACAGGCGGCCGTCTTCTGCGGCGACCGCACGGTCGACCGGGACCCGGAGGTCTACTGGCGGAAGATCGAACGCAGCCGCGTGCACGAGCCCTTCCTCGGCCCGTTCCTCACCGACATCAGTCCCTGTGCCTTCTGGCCCGTGTCACCGCGTGAGCGTCCCACCCAGGTGCACAACGGTGTTCCAGCGCTGATCGTGGCCTCGACCGGCGACACGCGCACCATCTACCAGGGCGGGCAGGCTCTGCATCGCCTGATGACCGGCTCCCGGCTGCTGACGCTGAGCGGCGCGCGCATTCACGCCGTCTATCCGCGATACGGCGACGACTGCGTCAACGACGCCGTGAACGCCTACTTGAGCACGGGCGACCTTCCCGCCGCCGACTCGGTGTGCGTCAAGAACGGCACTCCGGCCGCCCGGTGA
- a CDS encoding serine hydrolase domain-containing protein, with the protein MAGAGLAMALAGAAPAGAGDMPARPDGCGGHAGLQRELDALTGQYGMAGAAAQVDDPACGRWTGTSGLADVRTGRPMRGGERIRIGSTTKSFTATVVLQLAAERRVALDASVEHYLPGLIRSNGYDGRKITVRELLQHTSGLPDHVAALDWDHVQQWRFQHFEPREEVATALAQPHPTESWTYSTTNFVIAGMIIQKVTGHDPTTEITRRIISPLGLRDTYWPGDSRRIRGPHPRGYQAADTGRVDVSDFNMSYGGVGGALVSSLADENRFFAALLGGRLLPKALLAQMTTTVPADPDRTWKDARYGLGLISTPLRCGGLYWGHGGSVPGYDTAGGIAPGGRRVQLVLNQSVDSEQAYLTMHDAVQTALCEDR; encoded by the coding sequence GTGGCCGGCGCCGGGCTGGCCATGGCGCTGGCCGGTGCCGCTCCCGCCGGCGCCGGCGACATGCCGGCGAGGCCGGATGGATGCGGCGGACACGCAGGTCTCCAGCGGGAACTGGACGCACTGACCGGCCAGTACGGCATGGCGGGAGCGGCCGCGCAGGTGGACGACCCGGCCTGCGGGCGGTGGACCGGCACCAGTGGACTGGCCGACGTGCGGACCGGCCGGCCGATGCGCGGCGGCGAACGGATCCGGATCGGCAGCACGACCAAGTCCTTCACCGCGACGGTGGTGCTGCAGCTCGCCGCCGAACGACGTGTCGCGCTGGACGCCTCGGTGGAGCACTACCTGCCCGGTCTGATCCGCTCGAACGGCTACGACGGCAGAAAGATCACCGTACGGGAGCTCCTCCAGCACACCAGCGGCCTTCCCGATCACGTCGCCGCACTCGACTGGGATCACGTCCAGCAGTGGCGCTTCCAGCACTTCGAGCCGCGCGAGGAGGTCGCGACGGCGCTCGCCCAGCCGCATCCCACGGAGAGCTGGACCTACTCGACGACCAACTTCGTCATCGCCGGAATGATCATCCAGAAGGTCACCGGCCACGACCCGACCACCGAGATCACCCGGCGGATCATCTCGCCACTGGGGTTGCGGGACACCTACTGGCCCGGTGACTCGCGTCGCATCAGAGGACCGCATCCGCGCGGCTACCAGGCCGCCGACACCGGACGGGTCGATGTCAGCGACTTCAACATGTCGTACGGGGGCGTCGGCGGTGCGCTGGTGTCCAGTCTCGCCGACGAGAACCGGTTCTTCGCCGCGCTGCTCGGCGGCCGGCTGTTGCCCAAAGCCCTGCTCGCACAGATGACCACCACGGTGCCCGCCGACCCGGACCGTACATGGAAGGACGCCAGGTACGGCCTCGGACTGATCTCCACCCCGCTCAGGTGCGGCGGTCTGTACTGGGGCCACGGAGGCAGCGTGCCCGGCTACGACACGGCCGGCGGGATCGCCCCCGGCGGCCGGCGCGTGCAACTCGTCCTCAACCAGAGCGTCGACTCCGAGCAGGCGTACCTGACCATGCACGACGCCGTTCAGACCGCCTTGTGCGAAGACCGCTGA
- a CDS encoding sensor histidine kinase, with amino-acid sequence MASVARTSWQAMAGGPVRFLSSSRPWRSFAYLLSGAVVGLACMVTLVLLTLSGAVLALVLVGLLLLPGVVLLGVPVAEVERLRLRLVDPLPVTGGHRAPAAPGPSAWVRTRMGEGATWREFAYTVLLAIGLGPVDLLVACGIPLLTGALLFAAIGSLVYPHTTVALVVFSLSGPGATVAGVLLAALVAVMGAYLMTFVAAGHATLARLLLGCREEQLAAQVAQISLSRRRLVDAFEAERRRIERDLHDGAQQRLVSLTMKLGIARIELGTTGEAATLVAAAHEDARQALAELREIVQGVHPQLLTDRGLPPALTELARRSAAPAHVDVCLPGRLPPAVEATAYFVVSEALTNVVKHACADRVTVRGRLAADLLTVEIEDDGVGGASVRTGGGLEGLDDRAAVVDGTLTLVSPCGGPTVLRLTVPCGPGATASREDRPESP; translated from the coding sequence GTGGCATCCGTCGCGCGCACTTCGTGGCAGGCCATGGCGGGCGGCCCGGTCCGTTTCCTGTCATCGAGCCGGCCGTGGCGGTCCTTCGCCTATCTGCTCAGTGGCGCGGTCGTCGGACTGGCGTGCATGGTCACGCTGGTCCTGCTGACCTTGAGCGGGGCCGTGCTCGCGCTGGTCCTGGTCGGGCTGTTGCTGCTGCCGGGCGTGGTCCTGCTCGGCGTTCCGGTCGCCGAGGTCGAACGCCTCCGGCTGCGGCTGGTCGATCCGCTTCCCGTGACCGGAGGGCATCGCGCCCCGGCGGCACCCGGCCCCTCCGCCTGGGTACGCACCAGAATGGGCGAGGGGGCGACCTGGCGGGAGTTCGCCTACACGGTGCTGCTGGCGATCGGTCTGGGGCCCGTCGACCTTCTCGTGGCCTGCGGCATCCCGCTGCTGACCGGCGCCCTGCTGTTCGCCGCGATCGGCTCGCTGGTCTACCCCCACACCACCGTCGCCCTGGTGGTGTTCTCGCTGTCCGGCCCGGGTGCGACGGTGGCCGGCGTGCTCCTCGCGGCACTGGTCGCCGTCATGGGGGCGTATCTGATGACGTTCGTCGCGGCGGGGCACGCCACGCTCGCCCGCCTGCTGCTCGGCTGCCGCGAGGAACAGCTGGCCGCGCAGGTCGCCCAGATCTCACTCTCGCGCCGTCGGCTGGTGGACGCCTTCGAGGCGGAACGACGCCGGATCGAGCGCGACCTGCACGACGGCGCCCAGCAACGCCTGGTCTCCCTCACCATGAAGCTCGGCATCGCCCGCATCGAGCTCGGCACCACCGGCGAGGCCGCGACCCTGGTGGCCGCCGCGCACGAGGACGCCAGGCAGGCACTCGCCGAGCTACGCGAAATCGTGCAGGGCGTCCATCCCCAGCTCCTGACCGACCGGGGCCTGCCGCCCGCGCTCACCGAGCTGGCCCGCCGGTCGGCGGCCCCCGCTCACGTCGACGTATGCCTCCCGGGGCGACTGCCGCCGGCGGTGGAGGCGACGGCGTACTTCGTCGTCAGCGAGGCCCTCACCAATGTCGTCAAACACGCCTGCGCCGACCGCGTGACGGTCCGTGGCCGCCTCGCCGCGGACCTGCTCACCGTCGAGATCGAGGACGACGGTGTCGGCGGCGCGAGCGTCCGCACCGGCGGCGGGCTGGAGGGCCTTGACGACCGCGCCGCCGTCGTGGACGGCACGCTGACCCTGGTCAGCCCTTGCGGCGGACCGACCGTGCTCCGGCTCACCGTCCCGTGTGGTCCCGGCGCTACGGCGAGTCGCGAAGATAGGCCAGAATCGCCATGA
- a CDS encoding response regulator, which yields MRSERSAKVVLAEDGVLLREGLSGLLERFGYQVMASVGDVDALMAAVEEHGPDLVITDIRMPPTFSDEGLRAAVTLRSRHPDLAVVALSQYVERTYAGELLDPEGAAGVGYLLKDRIGDVAEFLDALRRVLDGDTVIDPEVVHQLLRDRTDPIRRLTAREREVLGLMAEGQSNTAIGRNLVITEAAVSKHIANILAKLDLPPTQDHHRRVMAILAYLRDSP from the coding sequence GTGCGTTCGGAGCGCTCTGCGAAAGTCGTGCTCGCCGAGGACGGAGTGCTGCTGCGCGAGGGCCTCAGCGGGCTCCTCGAACGCTTCGGCTACCAGGTCATGGCGTCCGTGGGGGACGTCGACGCCCTGATGGCGGCCGTCGAGGAGCACGGGCCGGACCTCGTCATCACCGATATCCGGATGCCGCCGACCTTCAGCGACGAGGGGCTGCGGGCGGCCGTGACGCTGCGGTCCCGCCATCCCGACCTGGCCGTGGTGGCGTTGAGCCAGTACGTGGAGCGGACCTACGCCGGTGAGCTGCTCGATCCGGAGGGCGCCGCCGGCGTCGGCTATCTCCTCAAGGACCGGATCGGCGACGTGGCGGAGTTCCTGGACGCACTGCGGCGCGTCCTCGACGGGGACACGGTCATCGATCCCGAGGTGGTTCATCAGCTGCTGCGTGATCGGACGGACCCGATCCGGCGGTTGACGGCGCGGGAGCGTGAGGTACTCGGGCTCATGGCGGAGGGGCAGTCGAACACCGCGATCGGCCGGAACCTTGTGATCACGGAGGCCGCGGTCAGCAAGCACATCGCCAACATCCTGGCCAAGCTGGACCTGCCGCCGACGCAGGATCACCATCGCCGTGTCATGGCGATTCTGGCCTATCTTCGCGACTCGCCGTAG
- a CDS encoding alpha/beta fold hydrolase, with protein MPTLSAYDGTRLAYRVSGDGTPVVCLPGGPMQDSAYLGDLGGLSGRLRLILPDHRGTGRSETPAETSSYRCDRLVDDVEALREHLGLDRMNLLAHSAGANLAVLYAARHPERIGRLALIAPSTYAVGITVTGDDRREPIRLRAGEPWFGPASAAFETIAAGQATDGDWAAIAPFTYGRWDDAARDHYAAGERQRNEEAATVFGSEGAYDPEATRAALAAFGAPVLLLAGEFDIAAPPRVMTGFAGLFPYATLVVQPGAGHFPWLDDPTRFTTTTAAFLK; from the coding sequence GTGCCTACTCTCTCCGCGTACGACGGAACACGGCTCGCCTACCGCGTGTCCGGAGACGGCACCCCGGTGGTGTGCCTACCAGGCGGCCCGATGCAGGACTCGGCCTACCTGGGCGACCTCGGCGGCCTGTCCGGGCGGCTGCGGCTGATCCTGCCGGACCATCGGGGCACCGGGCGGTCCGAGACACCCGCGGAGACCTCCTCCTACCGGTGCGACCGCCTCGTCGACGACGTCGAGGCGCTGCGCGAGCACCTCGGCCTCGACCGGATGAACCTGCTCGCGCACTCCGCCGGCGCGAACCTCGCCGTGCTCTACGCGGCCCGGCACCCCGAGCGGATCGGCAGGCTCGCCCTGATCGCGCCGAGCACCTACGCCGTCGGCATCACCGTCACCGGCGATGACCGGCGCGAGCCGATCCGGCTGCGCGCGGGCGAGCCGTGGTTCGGGCCGGCGTCGGCGGCCTTCGAGACGATCGCGGCGGGGCAGGCCACGGACGGCGACTGGGCGGCCATCGCACCCTTCACCTATGGCCGGTGGGACGACGCGGCGCGTGACCATTACGCGGCCGGTGAGCGGCAGCGCAACGAGGAGGCCGCCACCGTCTTCGGCTCCGAGGGCGCCTACGACCCCGAGGCTACCCGCGCGGCCCTGGCCGCCTTCGGCGCGCCGGTCCTGCTCCTCGCCGGGGAGTTCGACATCGCGGCCCCTCCACGCGTCATGACCGGCTTCGCCGGCCTGTTCCCGTACGCCACGCTCGTCGTCCAGCCGGGGGCCGGCCACTTTCCCTGGCTCGACGACCCCACCCGATTCACCACGACCACCGCCGCGTTCCTGAAATGA
- a CDS encoding NADP-dependent oxidoreductase, translated as MKAVRYATYGGPDVLELVDVEPPHPGPGQIRIAVRAAGVNGIDWKIRAGYMRDQRPIPLPAGTGVDAAGVVDEVGEGVEGTAVGDAVFGNGTATTAEYAVLSHWAAKPAALSFEEAAGYPVPVETAIRIIDQVGVQPGQTLLVSGAAGGVGSATVQIARQRGITVIGTASARNQDYLRELGATATTYGDGLADRVRALAPDGVDAALDIAGSGVIPELVEITGDPAKVVSIADFTAPEHGAQVSFASANQAAAFTEAARLYEEGVFRIPVAKTYPLGETADAQEASAAGHVAGRLVITVA; from the coding sequence ATGAAAGCCGTGCGGTACGCCACGTATGGAGGCCCTGACGTACTCGAGCTCGTCGACGTGGAGCCACCACACCCGGGCCCAGGTCAGATCCGGATCGCCGTACGGGCGGCCGGTGTGAACGGGATCGACTGGAAGATCCGTGCCGGGTACATGCGCGACCAGCGGCCGATACCGCTGCCCGCCGGCACCGGCGTCGACGCGGCCGGCGTCGTGGACGAGGTCGGTGAGGGCGTCGAGGGTACGGCCGTGGGCGACGCGGTCTTCGGCAACGGCACCGCCACGACCGCCGAGTACGCCGTGCTGTCGCACTGGGCGGCCAAACCCGCCGCCCTCTCCTTCGAGGAGGCCGCGGGCTACCCGGTCCCGGTGGAGACCGCGATCCGGATCATCGACCAGGTCGGCGTCCAGCCGGGTCAGACCCTGCTGGTCAGCGGCGCGGCGGGCGGCGTCGGCTCCGCCACCGTACAGATCGCCCGGCAGCGCGGCATCACGGTCATCGGCACCGCAAGCGCCCGTAACCAGGACTATCTGCGCGAGCTGGGCGCGACCGCCACGACGTACGGTGACGGCCTCGCCGACCGCGTCCGCGCCCTGGCGCCGGACGGTGTCGACGCCGCACTCGACATCGCCGGGTCGGGTGTCATCCCGGAGCTCGTCGAAATCACCGGCGACCCGGCCAAGGTCGTGTCCATCGCCGACTTCACCGCCCCCGAACACGGCGCGCAGGTCTCCTTCGCCTCCGCGAACCAGGCGGCGGCGTTCACCGAGGCCGCCCGCCTGTACGAGGAGGGCGTTTTCCGCATCCCGGTCGCGAAGACCTATCCGCTCGGCGAGACGGCCGACGCCCAGGAGGCGAGCGCCGCCGGCCACGTCGCCGGACGGCTCGTCATCACCGTCGCCTGA
- a CDS encoding CHAP domain-containing protein → MAWIGRSGLVIAASAGAIMLGASAASAATGTVNTSGTALAVRSGAGTGYGSVGSVADGGGVTISCQTRGTTITGTYGTSSVWDKITSPAGYVSDSYVYTGSDGTVAPPCVQTLTDDYPYKADSSSQADPWNFYKRECVSFAAWRVRQRLGVDLTNAYRGVHWGNAINWDNAALSAGVKVDHTAKVGAIAQYNTGTYGHVAYVARVNGDGTILLEEYNYLSAHNYDTRTVTASSVGNYLHF, encoded by the coding sequence GTGGCCTGGATCGGACGAAGCGGGCTGGTGATCGCCGCGAGTGCGGGCGCGATCATGCTCGGCGCCTCAGCGGCGAGCGCGGCGACCGGCACGGTCAACACCAGCGGAACGGCCCTGGCCGTACGCTCCGGTGCGGGCACGGGGTACGGCTCGGTCGGGAGCGTCGCGGACGGAGGCGGCGTCACGATCAGCTGCCAGACGCGTGGTACGACGATCACCGGCACGTACGGCACCAGCAGCGTCTGGGACAAGATCACAAGTCCGGCCGGTTACGTGTCGGACTCCTACGTCTACACCGGTTCGGACGGCACCGTCGCGCCGCCGTGCGTCCAGACGCTCACCGATGACTATCCGTACAAGGCCGACTCGTCGAGCCAGGCGGACCCGTGGAACTTCTACAAACGGGAATGTGTCTCGTTCGCGGCCTGGCGGGTCCGCCAGCGGCTGGGCGTCGACCTCACCAACGCCTACCGCGGCGTGCACTGGGGCAACGCCATCAACTGGGACAACGCCGCGCTCTCCGCGGGAGTCAAGGTCGACCACACGGCGAAGGTCGGCGCGATCGCCCAGTACAACACTGGAACGTACGGTCACGTCGCCTATGTCGCACGGGTGAACGGCGACGGCACCATCCTCCTTGAGGAGTACAACTACCTCAGCGCGCACAACTACGACACCCGTACGGTCACCGCGAGCAGCGTCGGAAACTACCTCCACTTCTGA
- a CDS encoding SDR family oxidoreductase, whose protein sequence is MNNSTALVTGANKGIGKEIARQLAAAGLTVHMGSRDAGRGRRAADEIDGDTRPLVLDVTDDTSIADAARQVPHLDILVNNAGISVDGRPATEADVDSFRRTYETNLFGVLAVTNAFLPALRRSASPRIVNISSGTGSLSWSTGPEPRFPPEGSSAAYRSSKTALNALTLFYAQALAGENFKVNALAPGLRATDLNARAAASDGDPAESAEGAVRLALLADDGPTGEFFSWDGTAMPW, encoded by the coding sequence ATGAACAATTCCACGGCACTCGTCACCGGCGCCAACAAGGGCATCGGTAAGGAGATCGCACGGCAGCTCGCGGCCGCCGGGCTCACCGTCCATATGGGTTCGCGCGACGCCGGACGGGGGCGACGGGCCGCCGACGAGATCGACGGCGACACCCGGCCGCTGGTTCTCGACGTCACCGATGACACGAGCATCGCCGACGCCGCGCGGCAGGTCCCGCACCTGGACATCCTGGTCAACAACGCCGGCATCTCCGTCGACGGCCGGCCGGCCACCGAGGCGGACGTCGACAGCTTCCGCCGTACCTATGAGACGAACCTGTTCGGGGTCCTCGCGGTCACCAACGCGTTCCTGCCGGCACTGCGCCGGTCCGCGAGCCCCCGGATCGTGAACATCTCCAGCGGGACCGGATCACTGTCCTGGAGTACGGGCCCTGAGCCGCGTTTCCCGCCGGAGGGCTCGTCCGCCGCCTACCGGTCCTCGAAGACGGCACTCAACGCGCTGACGCTCTTCTACGCGCAGGCGCTCGCCGGCGAGAACTTCAAGGTGAACGCGCTCGCGCCTGGTCTGCGGGCCACCGACCTCAACGCGCGCGCCGCCGCCAGCGACGGGGATCCGGCCGAGTCCGCGGAGGGTGCCGTCCGGCTGGCACTGCTGGCGGATGACGGTCCGACCGGCGAGTTCTTCTCCTGGGACGGAACCGCCATGCCCTGGTGA
- a CDS encoding helix-turn-helix transcriptional regulator — protein MARQELARFLRDRREDLRPADVGLPTGPRRRTPGLRREEVADLANMSVDYYVRLEQARGPHPSPRILDSITRALRLDPAERTHLFRLAGANPTPPAGPSRQVRPYIAGLLRRMPEAGAVVTDATYDVIAWNPLAEALLGDLREVPNLARRRFLRLSPYEISGAEEFARIAVARLRSAADRYPRDERLAGLLAELHAGSEEFTEVWNTDPVHTPGHRVKTAAHPELGRLRLNCDVLAVPDDDQQVVFITADPGTASARALRHVLRRTA, from the coding sequence ATGGCGAGACAGGAGCTGGCCCGTTTCCTGCGCGACCGGCGGGAGGATCTGCGCCCCGCCGACGTCGGCCTGCCCACCGGCCCACGCCGGCGAACGCCCGGCCTGCGCCGTGAGGAGGTCGCCGACCTGGCCAACATGTCCGTGGACTACTACGTACGGCTCGAGCAGGCGAGGGGCCCGCACCCGTCACCGCGGATCCTCGACTCGATCACCCGCGCGCTCCGGCTCGACCCGGCCGAGCGGACGCACCTCTTCCGGCTGGCCGGCGCGAACCCGACGCCGCCCGCCGGCCCGTCTCGTCAGGTCCGCCCGTACATCGCCGGACTGCTGCGCCGGATGCCCGAGGCTGGAGCCGTCGTCACCGACGCCACGTACGACGTGATCGCCTGGAACCCGCTGGCGGAGGCCCTGCTGGGCGACCTGAGGGAGGTGCCCAACCTGGCCCGCCGGCGGTTTCTGCGCCTCAGCCCCTATGAGATCTCGGGCGCCGAGGAGTTCGCCCGCATCGCGGTGGCCCGGCTGCGGAGCGCCGCCGACCGCTATCCCCGCGACGAGCGACTCGCCGGCCTGCTGGCGGAGCTGCATGCCGGCAGTGAGGAGTTCACCGAGGTCTGGAACACCGACCCGGTGCACACACCCGGCCACCGGGTGAAGACGGCGGCCCACCCGGAGCTCGGCCGGCTGCGTCTCAACTGCGACGTCCTCGCCGTCCCGGACGACGACCAGCAGGTCGTCTTCATCACCGCCGACCCGGGCACCGCCTCCGCCCGTGCCCTGCGCCATGTGCTCCGGCGTACCGCCTGA
- a CDS encoding LuxR C-terminal-related transcriptional regulator, whose amino-acid sequence MPSKGHPFTPDIAVILRDADRKLRARSGRGRHALYDYWRVTMGKICRVDAFYVGFYRSDRTIVYPYNYDDNKYVYPEVHTYGDDGMAAWILANRRPYTIAEDEGRLLRQGMSFGEETLDSADAVVVPILGEDSPIGLASIQSYETDSYTDEHVRAFEWTARSVATTLAREQEDELNRRALGVGADPRDAKPTSIAEIVSDISTRLSSLQLTIDALVEKIPPGEVRSQGDVVKDACERLQTELMDILSRPVVEGDELYEKLTPRERQIAYLIADGLDNEEIAARLSIAATTVKTHVSRILAKYGVRQRAAVAAKVRPLR is encoded by the coding sequence ATGCCCAGCAAAGGACATCCGTTCACGCCGGACATCGCGGTGATACTCCGCGACGCGGACCGAAAGCTGAGAGCACGCAGCGGCAGAGGCCGTCATGCACTGTACGACTACTGGCGGGTCACGATGGGCAAGATCTGCCGCGTGGACGCCTTTTACGTCGGCTTCTATCGGAGCGATCGCACCATCGTCTACCCGTACAACTATGACGACAACAAATACGTCTATCCGGAGGTTCACACCTACGGCGATGATGGAATGGCCGCCTGGATCCTCGCGAACAGGCGCCCGTACACGATCGCCGAGGACGAGGGCCGGCTCCTCCGCCAGGGGATGTCGTTCGGGGAGGAGACGCTGGACTCCGCCGACGCGGTGGTGGTGCCGATCCTGGGCGAGGACTCCCCGATCGGCCTGGCCTCGATCCAGTCGTATGAAACGGACTCCTACACCGACGAGCACGTACGGGCGTTCGAGTGGACCGCCCGATCGGTGGCGACGACCCTGGCACGCGAGCAGGAGGACGAGCTCAACCGCCGGGCCCTGGGCGTGGGCGCCGATCCGCGCGATGCCAAGCCGACGTCGATCGCCGAGATCGTCTCCGACATCTCGACCAGGCTCAGCTCTCTTCAGCTGACGATCGATGCCCTGGTGGAGAAGATCCCGCCGGGCGAGGTCCGGTCCCAGGGCGATGTCGTGAAGGATGCCTGCGAGCGGCTCCAGACGGAGCTCATGGACATCCTCAGCCGTCCCGTCGTCGAGGGCGACGAGCTCTACGAGAAGCTGACGCCACGGGAGAGGCAGATCGCCTACCTGATCGCGGACGGCCTCGACAATGAGGAGATCGCGGCCCGGCTGAGCATCGCCGCGACGACGGTGAAGACCCATGTCTCGCGGATTCTCGCCAAGTACGGGGTCAGGCAGCGCGCCGCCGTCGCAGCCAAGGTCCGGCCGCTGCGTTGA